One Flavobacterium sp. 90 DNA segment encodes these proteins:
- a CDS encoding 3-oxoacyl-ACP synthase — MTQNKTYIQSYISIQNNEIVLNGTSVFKIEPTDFADFSKQAYRNFDIQYPKFFKMDALSKLAFLGSELLLSPITSAEKENNIALVLANKSSSLDTDVKYQESISDKENYYPSPAVFVYTLPNICLGEISIRHQLKSENSFFIFDAFNTEFLSNYSDILLNTNKADTVLCGWVEFFNDNYKAFLCTISKEENEKYTNENINTLYNK, encoded by the coding sequence ATGACTCAAAATAAAACCTACATACAATCCTACATCTCCATCCAAAACAACGAAATTGTTTTGAACGGAACTTCTGTATTCAAAATTGAACCAACTGATTTTGCTGATTTTTCGAAACAAGCGTATCGCAATTTTGACATTCAATATCCGAAGTTTTTCAAAATGGATGCTTTAAGCAAATTGGCTTTTTTGGGATCTGAATTGCTTTTGAGTCCGATAACTTCGGCTGAAAAAGAGAATAATATTGCTTTGGTTTTGGCGAATAAATCTTCGAGTTTAGATACTGATGTTAAGTATCAGGAATCAATTTCGGACAAAGAAAACTATTATCCTAGTCCGGCAGTTTTTGTTTATACGTTGCCAAATATTTGTTTGGGCGAAATAAGTATTCGTCATCAGCTGAAAAGTGAAAATTCTTTCTTTATATTTGATGCTTTCAATACTGAATTTCTGTCTAACTATTCAGATATTCTGTTAAACACAAATAAAGCTGATACGGTTCTGTGTGGTTGGGTTGAATTTTTTAATGACAATTACAAAGCGTTTCTTTGTACGATTAGTAAAGAAGAAAACGAGAAATATACAAACGAAAATATCAATACATTATATAATAAATAA
- a CDS encoding phosphopantetheine-binding protein gives MEALKEELKNKIITTLNLEDIAIEDIADNDPLFGDGLGLDSIDALELIVILDKDYGIKLVDPKEGKSIFQSIETMAAYISANRTK, from the coding sequence ATGGAAGCATTAAAAGAAGAATTAAAAAATAAAATCATCACCACTCTAAATCTTGAAGATATCGCAATCGAAGACATTGCAGATAACGATCCTTTGTTTGGAGACGGTTTAGGTTTGGACTCGATTGATGCACTTGAATTGATCGTGATTCTTGATAAAGATTACGGAATAAAACTGGTTGACCCAAAAGAAGGAAAATCTATTTTTCAATCTATTGAAACTATGGCTGCTTATATTAGTGCTAACAGAACAAAGTAA
- a CDS encoding beta-ketoacyl-[acyl-carrier-protein] synthase family protein — MKGVAITGMGIISSIGNSVEENFISLIENKVAITGIENISTVHADIIKVGEIKKTNAELIHELELSDDNNFSRTAMIGAFAAKQAVKNAGITSINEFRTGLISATSVGGMDMTEKHYYDYFKNPELVKYISCHDGGDVAEKIAEELGLKGIVTTISTACSSAANAIMLGARLIKNGKLDRVIVGGTDALAKFTINGFKTLMILSDDYNKPFDNNRKGLNLGEAAAYLVLESDEVVAKQNKKVLARVSGYGNANDAFHQTASSENGDGAYLAMKKAFEISGLRPSEIDYINVHGTATPNNDLSEGRALLRIYRDEKVPDFSSTKPFTGHTLAAAAAIEAVYSILAIQNSVVYPNLNFETPMEEFDLKPQTSLKMKNIEHVLSNSFGFGGNCSTLIFSKS, encoded by the coding sequence ATGAAAGGTGTTGCAATAACGGGAATGGGAATTATTTCTTCGATTGGAAACTCAGTCGAGGAAAATTTTATTTCGTTAATCGAAAATAAAGTTGCTATAACTGGCATCGAAAATATTTCGACTGTTCATGCGGATATTATTAAGGTTGGAGAAATTAAAAAAACCAATGCTGAATTGATTCATGAACTAGAACTTTCTGACGATAATAACTTTTCGAGAACTGCTATGATTGGGGCTTTTGCAGCCAAACAAGCTGTCAAAAATGCTGGAATTACATCGATAAACGAATTTAGAACCGGACTTATTTCGGCAACAAGTGTTGGCGGAATGGATATGACTGAAAAGCATTATTACGATTATTTTAAAAACCCTGAACTTGTTAAATATATTAGTTGTCATGACGGCGGCGATGTTGCCGAAAAGATAGCTGAAGAATTGGGTTTAAAAGGAATCGTTACAACTATTAGTACGGCTTGTTCTTCTGCAGCAAATGCAATTATGTTGGGCGCGCGCCTAATTAAAAATGGAAAACTGGATCGTGTTATCGTAGGCGGAACTGATGCTTTGGCGAAATTCACCATCAACGGATTTAAAACTTTAATGATTCTTTCTGACGATTATAACAAACCTTTTGACAATAATCGTAAAGGATTAAATTTGGGCGAAGCCGCTGCATATTTGGTTTTAGAATCTGATGAAGTTGTTGCTAAACAAAACAAAAAAGTTCTCGCTCGTGTTTCTGGTTACGGAAATGCAAATGACGCTTTTCATCAAACTGCTTCTTCAGAAAATGGTGATGGCGCTTATTTAGCGATGAAAAAAGCTTTTGAAATTTCGGGTTTACGACCAAGCGAAATTGATTATATCAACGTTCACGGAACCGCAACTCCTAACAATGATTTGTCTGAAGGAAGAGCTTTACTCCGAATTTATCGTGATGAAAAAGTTCCTGACTTTAGTTCAACAAAACCTTTTACGGGACATACTTTGGCGGCAGCCGCAGCAATTGAAGCCGTTTACAGTATTTTGGCAATTCAGAATAGTGTGGTTTACCCAAACTTGAATTTTGAAACTCCAATGGAAGAATTTGATCTGAAACCACAAACTTCTTTAAAAATGAAAAATATCGAACACGTTTTATCTAACTCTTTTGGTTTTGGAGGAAATTGTTCTACACTTATATTTTCTAAAAGCTAA